In a single window of the Osmia bicornis bicornis chromosome 7, iOsmBic2.1, whole genome shotgun sequence genome:
- the LOC114880742 gene encoding histone-lysine N-methyltransferase E(z) isoform X6 — translation MWLAMQDIPAHVSCMKKAEVASSDGDVQSCPVKIINAVTPIPTMYTWAPIQQNFMVEDETVLHNIPYMGDEILDQDGTFIEELIKNYDGKVHGDRESGFMDDSIFVDLVNALVQYEREDKDREHTKKGKEKEDGKDKDKDKDTSKKDSNGKGEWKTEKSSEEAKSDKSSTPFPSMHIFNAISSMFPGKGRPEELKEKYIELTERSDPNVLPPECTPNIDGVNAKSVPREQTMHSFHTLFCRRCFKYDCFLHREYGNARGASPPGLQVCHPGPNLQKRKGPDLKPFSEPCGIECYMHLEGMKEKLAAQAADIKEEENEEKRGGPRKVRKQASVDSGNEASSEDSNDSNKYLQGAGCQDFKQNVNKERKSEESMEDQVQPDNQAPFTLLGFDKRVKTENEFSWTGSEQSLFRALHKAFPGNPCALAQIMLTKTCQQVYQFAQKEASDIPTIENLKDFTPPRKKKKKHRLWSMHCRKIQLKKDSGANHVHNFAPCDHPGRQCDNSCPCIQAQNFCEKFCQCSSECQNRFPGCRCKAQCNTKQCPCYLAVRECDPDLCQTCGADQFHITKISCRNVSVQRGLHKHLLMAPSDVAGWGIFLKESAAKNEFISEYCGEIISQDEADRRGKVYDKYMCSFLFNLNNDFVVDATRKGNKIRFANHSINPNCYAKVMMVNGDHRIGIFAKRAIQPGEELFFDYRYGPTEQLKFVGIEREMEFL, via the exons ATGTGGCTCGCGATGCAGGATATCCCAGCCCACGTGTCTTGCATGAAAAAAGCTGAAGTTGCCAGTTCCGACGGAGATGTTCAAAGCTGTCctgttaaaattattaacgCTGTTACTCCTATACCGACCATGTATACTTGGGCGCCGATACAACAAAATTTTATGGTCGAAGATGAAACTGTGCTACATAACATACCGTACATGGGGGATGAAATTTTAGATCAAGATGGCACGTTCATAGAGGAGTTGATAAAAAATTACGATGGAAAA GTTCACGGAGATAGAGAATCTGGTTTTATGGACGATTCAATTTTTGTGGATCTGGTGAACGCTTTGGTGCAGTACGAAAGAGAAGACAAGGATAGAGAGCATACGAAGAAaggtaaagaaaaagaagacggTAAGGATAAGGATAAGGATAAAGATACGAGTAAGAAGGATAGCAACGGCAAGGGGGAATGGAAAACCGAAAAATCCTCGGAAGAAGCTAAATCCGATAAAAGTAGTACACCATTTCCATCTATGCATATATTCAAT GCGATATCCAGCATGTTTCCTGGCAAAGGTAGACCGgaagaattaaaagaaaagtacATCGAACTAACGGAGAGATCAGATCCGAACGTGTTACCGCCAGAATGTACACCAAACATCGACGGGGTGAACGCGAAAAGCGTACCTAGAGAACAGACGATGCACTCGTTTCACACTCTTTTTTGCCGAAGATGTTTCAAATACGACTGTTTTCTTCATCGTGAGTATGGGAACG CCAGGGGAGCGTCGCCGCCAG GGCTTCAAGTGTGTCATCCGGGACCAAATTTGCAGAAACGAAAAGGACCTGATCTGAAACCGTTCTCCGAACCGTGCGGAATCGAATGTTACATGCACTTG GAAGGAATGAAGGAGAAACTTGCAGCCCAGGCAGCTGACATAAAGGAGGAGGAGAACGAGGAGAAACGAGGAGGACCTAGAAAAGTGCGGAAGCAAGCTAGCGTAGATTCTGGTAACGAAGCGAGCAGCGAAGATAGCAACGACAGCAACAAGTATTTGCAAGGAGCTGGCTGTCaag ATTTTAAACAAAACGTGAACAAGGAGAGAAAGTCGGAAGAATCGATGGAAGATCAAGTACAGCCGGATAATCAAGCCCCGTTCACTCTGTTGGGTTTCGATAAACGAGTCAAAACGGAAAACGAATTTTCCTGGACCGGTTCGGAGCAAAGTTTGTTTCGAGCTCTTCACAAGGCGTTTCCTGGCAATCCGTGCGCGTTGGCGCAGATAATGTTGACGAAAACTTGCCAGCAAGTGTATCAGTTTGCGCAGAAAGAAGCTTCGGATATTCCAACGATCGAAAATTTAAAGGACTTTACTCCGccacgaaagaaaaagaagaaacatcgGCTTTGGTCGATGCATTGTAGAAAGATACAGCTGAAAAAGGATTCTG GTGCTAATCACGTACATAACTTTGCGCCGTGCGACCATCCAGGGAGACAATGCGATAACTCGTGTCCTTGTATACAagctcagaatttttgcgaaaAGTTTTGCCAGTGCAGCAGCGAATGCCAGAATCGTTTCCCAGGATGTAGATGCAAAGCTCAGTGCAATACGAAACAGTGTCCCTGTTACTTGGCCGTAAGGGAATGCGATCCAGATCTTTGTCAGACTTGCGGTGCAGATCAGTTTCACATTACTAAGATATCTTGCAGAAACGTTAGCGTTCAACGTGGTCTtc ACAAACATCTTTTAATGGCACCTTCCGACGTGGCGGGCTGGGGAATATTCCTTAAAGAGTCCGCGGCGAAAAACGAGTTTATTTCGGAATATTGCGGTGAAATTATAAGTCAAGACGAGGCTGACAGAAGAGGGAAAGTTTACGATAAATACATGTGCAGTTTTCTTTTCAATCTGAACAATG ACTTTGTTGTGGATGCTACGcgaaaaggaaataaaatcaGATTCGCTAATCATTCCATAAACCCTAATTGTTACGCAAAAGTGATGATGGTGAACGGTGATCATAGAATAGGTATTTTCGCCAAGAGAGCTATTCAACCTGgtgaagaattattttttgacTACAG ATATGGACCAacggaacaattaaaattcgTGGGTATCGAACGTGAAATGGAATTTTTATAA
- the LOC114880742 gene encoding histone-lysine N-methyltransferase E(z) isoform X3 has translation MSKAKISAEWRKRVKSEYMRLRQMKRYKRADEVKIAWNQNRKVMSELLTIEQKRWADGKAMWLAMQDIPAHVSCMKKAEVASSDGDVQSCPVKIINAVTPIPTMYTWAPIQQNFMVEDETVLHNIPYMGDEILDQDGTFIEELIKNYDGKVHGDRESGFMDDSIFVDLVNALVQYEREDKDREHTKKGKEKEDGKDKDKDKDTSKKDSNGKGEWKTEKSSEEAKSDKSSTPFPSMHIFNAISSMFPGKGRPEELKEKYIELTERSDPNVLPPECTPNIDGVNAKSVPREQTMHSFHTLFCRRCFKYDCFLHPRGASPPGLQVCHPGPNLQKRKGPDLKPFSEPCGIECYMHLEGMKEKLAAQAADIKEEENEEKRGGPRKVRKQASVDSGNEASSEDSNDSNKYLQGAGCQDFKQNVNKERKSEESMEDQVQPDNQAPFTLLGFDKRVKTENEFSWTGSEQSLFRALHKAFPGNPCALAQIMLTKTCQQVYQFAQKEASDIPTIENLKDFTPPRKKKKKHRLWSMHCRKIQLKKDSGANHVHNFAPCDHPGRQCDNSCPCIQAQNFCEKFCQCSSECQNRFPGCRCKAQCNTKQCPCYLAVRECDPDLCQTCGADQFHITKISCRNVSVQRGLHKHLLMAPSDVAGWGIFLKESAAKNEFISEYCGEIISQDEADRRGKVYDKYMCSFLFNLNNDFVVDATRKGNKIRFANHSINPNCYAKVMMVNGDHRIGIFAKRAIQPGEELFFDYRYGPTEQLKFVGIEREMEFL, from the exons ATGTCGAAAGCAAAAATATCTGCGGAATGGAGGAAACGCGTCAAGTCCGAATATATGCGTTTACGCCAAATGAAACGTTACAAGCGAGCAGACGAGGTGAAGATTGCTTGGAATCAAAATCGTAAGGTTATGTCTG AGCTTCTGACGATTGAACAAAAACGATGGGCGGACGGAAAAGCGATGTGGCTCGCGATGCAGGATATCCCAGCCCACGTGTCTTGCATGAAAAAAGCTGAAGTTGCCAGTTCCGACGGAGATGTTCAAAGCTGTCctgttaaaattattaacgCTGTTACTCCTATACCGACCATGTATACTTGGGCGCCGATACAACAAAATTTTATGGTCGAAGATGAAACTGTGCTACATAACATACCGTACATGGGGGATGAAATTTTAGATCAAGATGGCACGTTCATAGAGGAGTTGATAAAAAATTACGATGGAAAA GTTCACGGAGATAGAGAATCTGGTTTTATGGACGATTCAATTTTTGTGGATCTGGTGAACGCTTTGGTGCAGTACGAAAGAGAAGACAAGGATAGAGAGCATACGAAGAAaggtaaagaaaaagaagacggTAAGGATAAGGATAAGGATAAAGATACGAGTAAGAAGGATAGCAACGGCAAGGGGGAATGGAAAACCGAAAAATCCTCGGAAGAAGCTAAATCCGATAAAAGTAGTACACCATTTCCATCTATGCATATATTCAAT GCGATATCCAGCATGTTTCCTGGCAAAGGTAGACCGgaagaattaaaagaaaagtacATCGAACTAACGGAGAGATCAGATCCGAACGTGTTACCGCCAGAATGTACACCAAACATCGACGGGGTGAACGCGAAAAGCGTACCTAGAGAACAGACGATGCACTCGTTTCACACTCTTTTTTGCCGAAGATGTTTCAAATACGACTGTTTTCTTCATC CCAGGGGAGCGTCGCCGCCAG GGCTTCAAGTGTGTCATCCGGGACCAAATTTGCAGAAACGAAAAGGACCTGATCTGAAACCGTTCTCCGAACCGTGCGGAATCGAATGTTACATGCACTTG GAAGGAATGAAGGAGAAACTTGCAGCCCAGGCAGCTGACATAAAGGAGGAGGAGAACGAGGAGAAACGAGGAGGACCTAGAAAAGTGCGGAAGCAAGCTAGCGTAGATTCTGGTAACGAAGCGAGCAGCGAAGATAGCAACGACAGCAACAAGTATTTGCAAGGAGCTGGCTGTCaag ATTTTAAACAAAACGTGAACAAGGAGAGAAAGTCGGAAGAATCGATGGAAGATCAAGTACAGCCGGATAATCAAGCCCCGTTCACTCTGTTGGGTTTCGATAAACGAGTCAAAACGGAAAACGAATTTTCCTGGACCGGTTCGGAGCAAAGTTTGTTTCGAGCTCTTCACAAGGCGTTTCCTGGCAATCCGTGCGCGTTGGCGCAGATAATGTTGACGAAAACTTGCCAGCAAGTGTATCAGTTTGCGCAGAAAGAAGCTTCGGATATTCCAACGATCGAAAATTTAAAGGACTTTACTCCGccacgaaagaaaaagaagaaacatcgGCTTTGGTCGATGCATTGTAGAAAGATACAGCTGAAAAAGGATTCTG GTGCTAATCACGTACATAACTTTGCGCCGTGCGACCATCCAGGGAGACAATGCGATAACTCGTGTCCTTGTATACAagctcagaatttttgcgaaaAGTTTTGCCAGTGCAGCAGCGAATGCCAGAATCGTTTCCCAGGATGTAGATGCAAAGCTCAGTGCAATACGAAACAGTGTCCCTGTTACTTGGCCGTAAGGGAATGCGATCCAGATCTTTGTCAGACTTGCGGTGCAGATCAGTTTCACATTACTAAGATATCTTGCAGAAACGTTAGCGTTCAACGTGGTCTtc ACAAACATCTTTTAATGGCACCTTCCGACGTGGCGGGCTGGGGAATATTCCTTAAAGAGTCCGCGGCGAAAAACGAGTTTATTTCGGAATATTGCGGTGAAATTATAAGTCAAGACGAGGCTGACAGAAGAGGGAAAGTTTACGATAAATACATGTGCAGTTTTCTTTTCAATCTGAACAATG ACTTTGTTGTGGATGCTACGcgaaaaggaaataaaatcaGATTCGCTAATCATTCCATAAACCCTAATTGTTACGCAAAAGTGATGATGGTGAACGGTGATCATAGAATAGGTATTTTCGCCAAGAGAGCTATTCAACCTGgtgaagaattattttttgacTACAG ATATGGACCAacggaacaattaaaattcgTGGGTATCGAACGTGAAATGGAATTTTTATAA